From the Streptomyces sp. SN-593 genome, the window ACTCGGCCAACGGCCGGCCTCGCGGGCTCACTTGCCCACGCCGACCGGGTCGACGGTGATGCCCGGGCCGGAACCGTCCGTCACCGGGACGTTGATCGACACCGGCAGCGTGTGCGCGTGGGTCTCGTTGGGCGGGGTGACGATCAGGGTGGTGAAGGTGGCGCCGCTGCCGCCGGAGGTGTTCGGCGGGTAGTGCAGGGTGAACCGGGTCTGCTCGCCGGAGTGGAGGGTGACGTCCGGGGCGCTCAGCGAGCTGCGCGCGGCGCTCTGGGTGCCGGCACCGCCCTTCAGGTCCACCCCGGGGAAGCCGTGCATCGTGCAGCTATAGCCGGCGGTGTTGGTGAGGTTGACCAGGAGCTCCCCCTCGCCCATGCCGCCCGAGACGCTGAACGCGAGGTTCGCGGTCGTGCAGGCGACGGCGCCGGCGTCGGCGGTGCCGGAACCGTCGGAACCGCTGGAACCGCCGGAGGCGCTGGTGGCGGACGTGCCCGTCCCGTTCGCGCCGGACGAACCGTTCGCGCCGTCGGAGCCGCCCGACCCCGTCGAACCGGCGGACCCGGAGGACCCGCTGCCGTCCAGCGGCGCGCCCGCGGTGGTGGAGGTGGCCGCGCCGGAAGCGCCGTCGGAGTCGTCGTCGTTGCAGGCGGTGAGCGACAGGCTCGCGGCCACGGCGACGAGGGCGACGATCGAGATCTTCCGGATGCGCATGGGTCCTCCTCCAGTACGGGGTGCCCGCCCGTGTCGAGCCGGCCCTTCCGTTCTTCCGGACACCCCCGCCACCAGGGCAGTTCCGTGCGAGCGCGATCAGGACCGCGCTGTGACAAGCGAGTGGGGACCCTGTGACGTGAGGACGCCCCCGGCTACGGCAGGGCGGCCGTGATCTCGGCTTCGGGCCGCCCGGTGTGCAGGGCCAGCAACTCCGTGACCAGGTCGTCCAGCGGCGGCCAGGGAATCGTGCCGTGGTCGTTGTAGAGGCTGATCAGGCCGTGCATCGCGGTC encodes:
- a CDS encoding DUF4232 domain-containing protein, which produces MRIRKISIVALVAVAASLSLTACNDDDSDGASGAATSTTAGAPLDGSGSSGSAGSTGSGGSDGANGSSGANGTGTSATSASGGSSGSDGSGTADAGAVACTTANLAFSVSGGMGEGELLVNLTNTAGYSCTMHGFPGVDLKGGAGTQSAARSSLSAPDVTLHSGEQTRFTLHYPPNTSGGSGATFTTLIVTPPNETHAHTLPVSINVPVTDGSGPGITVDPVGVGK